Proteins from one Phoenix dactylifera cultivar Barhee BC4 unplaced genomic scaffold, palm_55x_up_171113_PBpolish2nd_filt_p 000254F, whole genome shotgun sequence genomic window:
- the LOC103718918 gene encoding plastocyanin, which translates to MASLTAAAVTIPSFTGLKAGTAAARVGSSAAAGSKAPVAMAVSPRASLKEVGVAVAATAASAVLAGNALAIDVLLGGSDGSLAFVPSDFSVAPGETIVFKNNAGFPHNVVFDEDEIPSGVDASAISMSDEDLLNAPGETYTVTLKEKGTYTFYCTPHQGAGMVGKVTVN; encoded by the coding sequence ATGGCCAGCTTGACCGCAGCAGCAGTCACCATCCCCTCCTTCACCGGCCTGAAGGCCGGCACAGCCGCTGCACGGGTCGGCAGCAGCGCTGCCGCGGGGTCGAAGGCGCCGGTTGCGATGGCCGTGTCACCCCGTGCATCTCTCAAGGAGGTCGGTGTGGCTGTGGCAGCCACCGCTGCAAGCGCTGTTCTGGCGGGCAACGCTCTCGCCATTGATGTGCTCCTTGGAGGCAGCGATGGCTCGCTCGCTTTCGTCCCTAGCGACTTCTCGGTTGCTCCAGGGGAGACCATCGTGTTCAAGAACAACGCAGGGTTCCCCCACAACGTCGTGTTCGATGAGGACGAGATCCCATCGGGTGTCGATGCATCTGCCATCTCCATGAGCGATGAGGACCTCCTCAATGCCCCGGGGGAGACCTACACCGTGACCTTGAAGGAGAAGGGGACCTACACCTTCTACTGTACTCCTCACCAGGGTGCTGGGATGGTGGGAAAAGTGACCGTTAATTAG
- the LOC103718933 gene encoding pentatricopeptide repeat-containing protein At3g46790, chloroplastic-like: MPGRGSIPGFHRGLKRDSFYYSRLLQSYSSPKSVARIHDQIITTGHGHNPFLASKLLSQYADFGGRGIDDARRVFDRAPQRDILLWNVMIRSYANSGPQTEAIVLYSHLRRTSVRPNCYTYPFVTKACAALGDENKGRAVHADAVRAGLDSDPFVSNALVAFYAKCGDVETARKVFDEIPVKDLVSWNSMIAGYSQNDCAHEAIALFHQMPREDAASKPDRVTVVALLPACAALAAVQEGMWAHSYVIKTGMEMDAGLGSGLVSMYANCGRLDTARELFDRVREPNLILYNSMIRAYGMHGRAKEAVETFSKMLEMGIEPDGICFICVLSACSHAGMVDEGFEIFDMMDSYGVEKGQVHYACMVDLLGRAGQLRRAVEFIGGMPVEPGRDVWGALLGACRICNDIELAEEVAKKLFLFDPENAGRYAALAKMYEDVGRWEDAARVRKAMRDRGVRKPLGCSMVEVDAQVHTFGVEDESHPMTAEIYDVLEQLQKLVMEDEMVAIG, from the coding sequence ATGCCCGGCCGGGGTTCTATTCCAGGGTTCCATCGAGGCCTCAAAAGAGACTCCTTTTACTATTCTCGCCTCTTGCAGTCCTATTCCAGCCCGAAATCCGTCGCCCGAATCCACGACCAAATCATCACTACGGGCCACGGCCACAACCCCTTCCTCGCTTCCAAGCTCCTATCCCAGTACGCGGATTTCGGTGGCCGAGGCATCGACGACGCGCGGCGGGTGTTCGACCGCGCCCCCCAAAGGGACATTCTTCTATGGAACGTAATGATCCGGAGCTACGCCAATTCCGGCCCCCAGACTGAAGCCATTGTCCTCTATTCTCACCTTCGGCGGACCTCCGTCCGACCGAATTGCTACACCTATCCCTTCGTGACCAAGGCTTGCGCAGCGCTGGGAGACGAGAACAAGGGCCGGGCTGTCCACGCCGACGCCGTGAGAGCTGGGCTCGACTCGGATCCCTTCGTCAGCAACGCTCTCGTGGCCTTTTATGCCAAATGCGGCGATGTCGAGACGGCGAGGAAAGTGTTCGACGAAATCCCGGTGAAGGACTTGGTTAGCTGGAATTCGATGATAGCCGGTTACAGCCAAAATGATTGCGCCCATGAAGCGATCGCGCTTTTTCACCAGATGCCGCGAGAAGATGCTGCGAGCAAGCCTGATCGTGTCACCGTTGTCGCCCTTCTTCCGGCTTGCGCTGCATTGGCCGCGGTGCAAGAAGGCATGTGGGCTCACTCTTATGTCATAAAGACTGGAATGGAAATGGACGCGGGATTGGGCAGTGGCCTGGTCAGTATGTACGCGAACTGTGGTCGCTTGGACACCGCCCGAGAGCTCTTCGACCGAGTGCGGGAGCCCAATCTCATTTTGTATAATTCCATGATTCGGGCGTACGGGATGCATGGCCGTGCTAAAGAAGCAGTGGAGACATTCTCAAAGATGCTGGAGATGGGAATTGAGCCggatggtatatgtttcatttgCGTGCTCTCTGCATGCAGCCATGCAGGGATGGTCGACGAAGGCTTTGAGATCTTTGACATGATGGACAGCTATGGGGTGGAGAAAGGCCAGGTTCATTACGCCTGCATGGTGGACCTGTTGGGCCGGGCGGGGCAGCTTAGACGAGCTGTGGAGTTCATTGGAGGCATGCCGGTCGAGCCGGGAAGGGATGTGTGGGGTGCATTGCTAGGGGCTTGTAGGATATGTAATGACATAGAGCTTGCGGAGGAGGTGGCCAAGAAGTTGTTTCTTTTTGATCCTGAGAATGCCGGGCGGTATGCGGCACTGGCGAAGATGTATGAGGATGTGGGGAGGTGGGAGGATGCGGCGAGGGTGAGGAAGGCAATGAGAGATAGAGGGGTCAGGAAGCCACTTGGATGCAGCATGGTGGAGGTGGATGCACAGGTCCACACGTTTGGGGTGGAAGACGAGTCGCATCCGATGACGGCTGAGATCTACGACGTCTTGGAGCAGCTGCAGAAGTTGGTGATGGAAGATGAGATGGTTGCAATTGGCTGA
- the LOC103718921 gene encoding DDB1- and CUL4-associated factor 8 isoform X2, with amino-acid sequence MRTPVRKRGSWERVPESPLSRNKTTASRHRFDARFPTAGLNKASLWSIWSSTGAGKEEMGIVGKKKRIFRHGIVDLRQREVGDLAPRTFAHRLGASEGLILRLQILRRLDKHKGCVNTVSFNADGNILVSGSDDRMIMLWDWEAGLVRLSFHSGHTDNVFQARFMPYTDDQTIVTCAADGEVRHAQLREGGQVATMMLAQHEGRVHKMAIEPGSPHIFYSCGEDGLVQHFDLRTKCATRLFICRSFQDRSAYMPIVQLHAIAIDPRNPNLFAIAGGLAFSDSSELLVSYNDEHIYLFSKDQGLGPNPIPASPVSAMDRDSPDGSNLVPSSPSTTDPNSRSEPKVYKGHLNRDTIKGVSFFGPNCEYVVSGSDCGRIFIWRKKEGELLRVMEGDKYTVNCIEPHPYATTIASSGLENDIKIWTPSAMEPAPPVNLEKVLMAHCFATDDSDFDYDDDGDDVDDNDDIDCDDEDDDDGMDDCDDDDDDDDDATSDDGIDCDEDDGDGDGCCDGCDVSVDDTTFFTTSSSRRKDQGFPDICSP; translated from the exons ATGCGGACGCCGGTCAGGAAGAGAGGCTCATGGGAGAGAGTTCCGGAGAGTCCTTTGTCGCGAAATAAAACCACAGCGTCCCGGCACCGTTTCGACGCTAGGTTTCCGACGGCGGGACTCAATAAGGCTTCTCTCTGGAGCATTTGGTCGAGCACTGGCGCGGGAAAAGAGGAGATGGGGATCGTCggcaagaagaagaggattttTCGGCATGGGATCGTGGATTTACGGCAGCGGGAGGTTGGGGACCTCGCCCCGAGAACCTTCGCCCATCGCCTCGGGGCCTCCGAG GGTCTTATTCTGCGTTTGCAAATCCTCAGAAGGCTAGACAAGCATAAGGGTTGTGTCAATACTGTAAGCTTTAATGCAGATGGGAACATTCTGGTGTCAGGATCAGATGATAGAATGATAATGCTGTGGGATTGGGAGGCCGGGCTGGTTAGATTGTCATTCCACTCAGGCCACACAGACAATGTTTTCCAAGCTCGCTTCATGCCATATACTGATGATCAAACAATTGTGACATGTGCTGCAGATGGGGAG GTAAGGCATGCCCAGTTACGGGAAGGGGGACAGGTAGCTACAATGATGCTAGCGCAACATGAGGGCCGGGTTCACAAGATGGCTATTGAGCCTGGAAGTCCTCACATATTTTATAGCTGTGGCGAAGATGGCCTGGTTCAGCAT TTCGATCTGAGAACAAAATGTGCCACAAGGCTCTTTATCTGTAGATCTTTTCAAGATAGATCAGCCTATATGCCAATTGTTCAGCTACATGCCATTGCAATAGATCCAAGAAACCCCAATCTCTTCGCGATTGCGGGAG GTTTGGCTTTCTCAGACTCTAGTGAGCTACTAGTCTCATACAATGATGAGCACATCTATCTCTTCTCAAAGGATCAAGGACTAGGCCCCAATCCAATTCCTGCATCACCTGTTTCAGCAATGGATCGAGATTCCCCTGATGGGTCTAATCTAGTTCCATCATCTCCATCTACTACTGATCCAAATTCCAGGTCTGAACCTAAGGTCTACAAGGGACATTTAAACAGAGATACGATCAAGGGCGTGAGCTTCTTTGGTCCCAATTGTGAGTATGTTGTTAGTGGATCAGATTGTGGTCGCATATTTAtttggaggaagaaagaaggggaGCTATTACGTGTGATGGAAGGAGACAAATATACAGTAAATTGTATTGAGCCGCATCCTTATGCCACCACGATTGCAAGTAGTGGCCTTGAGAACGACATCAAGATTTGGACTCCCAGTGCAATGGAGCCAGCTCCACCAGTAAATTTGGAGAAG GTCCTGATGGCTCATTGCTTTGCAACTGATGACTCCGATTTCGACTATGATGATGATGGCGACGATGTTGATGACAATGATGATATTGATTGTGATGACGAGGATGATGATGACGGCATGGATGACTGTGATGACGAcgacgatgatgatgatgatgccacCAGTGATGATGGTATTGATTGTGATGAGGACGATGGCGATGGTGATGGCTGTTGCGATGGCTGTGATGTCAGTGTTGATGATACAACATTTTTCACTACCAGTTCCAGCAGAAGAAAAGATCAGGGCTTTCCCGATATATGTTCCCCCTAG
- the LOC103718921 gene encoding DDB1- and CUL4-associated factor 8 isoform X1, producing the protein MRTPVRKRGSWERVPESPLSRNKTTASRHRFDARFPTAGLNKASLWSIWSSTGAGKEEMGIVGKKKRIFRHGIVDLRQREVGDLAPRTFAHRLGASEGLILRLQILRRLDKHKGCVNTVSFNADGNILVSGSDDRMIMLWDWEAGLVRLSFHSGHTDNVFQARFMPYTDDQTIVTCAADGEVRHAQLREGGQVATMMLAQHEGRVHKMAIEPGSPHIFYSCGEDGLVQHFDLRTKCATRLFICRSFQDRSAYMPIVQLHAIAIDPRNPNLFAIAGGDEYARVYDIRKYKWDGSTSCGHPTDCFCPSHLIGDDVEFGITGLAFSDSSELLVSYNDEHIYLFSKDQGLGPNPIPASPVSAMDRDSPDGSNLVPSSPSTTDPNSRSEPKVYKGHLNRDTIKGVSFFGPNCEYVVSGSDCGRIFIWRKKEGELLRVMEGDKYTVNCIEPHPYATTIASSGLENDIKIWTPSAMEPAPPVNLEKVLMAHCFATDDSDFDYDDDGDDVDDNDDIDCDDEDDDDGMDDCDDDDDDDDDATSDDGIDCDEDDGDGDGCCDGCDVSVDDTTFFTTSSSRRKDQGFPDICSP; encoded by the exons ATGCGGACGCCGGTCAGGAAGAGAGGCTCATGGGAGAGAGTTCCGGAGAGTCCTTTGTCGCGAAATAAAACCACAGCGTCCCGGCACCGTTTCGACGCTAGGTTTCCGACGGCGGGACTCAATAAGGCTTCTCTCTGGAGCATTTGGTCGAGCACTGGCGCGGGAAAAGAGGAGATGGGGATCGTCggcaagaagaagaggattttTCGGCATGGGATCGTGGATTTACGGCAGCGGGAGGTTGGGGACCTCGCCCCGAGAACCTTCGCCCATCGCCTCGGGGCCTCCGAG GGTCTTATTCTGCGTTTGCAAATCCTCAGAAGGCTAGACAAGCATAAGGGTTGTGTCAATACTGTAAGCTTTAATGCAGATGGGAACATTCTGGTGTCAGGATCAGATGATAGAATGATAATGCTGTGGGATTGGGAGGCCGGGCTGGTTAGATTGTCATTCCACTCAGGCCACACAGACAATGTTTTCCAAGCTCGCTTCATGCCATATACTGATGATCAAACAATTGTGACATGTGCTGCAGATGGGGAG GTAAGGCATGCCCAGTTACGGGAAGGGGGACAGGTAGCTACAATGATGCTAGCGCAACATGAGGGCCGGGTTCACAAGATGGCTATTGAGCCTGGAAGTCCTCACATATTTTATAGCTGTGGCGAAGATGGCCTGGTTCAGCAT TTCGATCTGAGAACAAAATGTGCCACAAGGCTCTTTATCTGTAGATCTTTTCAAGATAGATCAGCCTATATGCCAATTGTTCAGCTACATGCCATTGCAATAGATCCAAGAAACCCCAATCTCTTCGCGATTGCGGGAGGTGATGAATATGCTCGAGTTTATGACATCCGCAAGTACAAATGGGATGGATCGACCAGTTGTGGCCATCCCACTGATTGCTTCTGCCCTTCACATCTAATTGGTGATGATGTTGAATTTGGAATCACAGGTTTGGCTTTCTCAGACTCTAGTGAGCTACTAGTCTCATACAATGATGAGCACATCTATCTCTTCTCAAAGGATCAAGGACTAGGCCCCAATCCAATTCCTGCATCACCTGTTTCAGCAATGGATCGAGATTCCCCTGATGGGTCTAATCTAGTTCCATCATCTCCATCTACTACTGATCCAAATTCCAGGTCTGAACCTAAGGTCTACAAGGGACATTTAAACAGAGATACGATCAAGGGCGTGAGCTTCTTTGGTCCCAATTGTGAGTATGTTGTTAGTGGATCAGATTGTGGTCGCATATTTAtttggaggaagaaagaaggggaGCTATTACGTGTGATGGAAGGAGACAAATATACAGTAAATTGTATTGAGCCGCATCCTTATGCCACCACGATTGCAAGTAGTGGCCTTGAGAACGACATCAAGATTTGGACTCCCAGTGCAATGGAGCCAGCTCCACCAGTAAATTTGGAGAAG GTCCTGATGGCTCATTGCTTTGCAACTGATGACTCCGATTTCGACTATGATGATGATGGCGACGATGTTGATGACAATGATGATATTGATTGTGATGACGAGGATGATGATGACGGCATGGATGACTGTGATGACGAcgacgatgatgatgatgatgccacCAGTGATGATGGTATTGATTGTGATGAGGACGATGGCGATGGTGATGGCTGTTGCGATGGCTGTGATGTCAGTGTTGATGATACAACATTTTTCACTACCAGTTCCAGCAGAAGAAAAGATCAGGGCTTTCCCGATATATGTTCCCCCTAG
- the LOC103718920 gene encoding uncharacterized protein LOC103718920, producing the protein MESIAASAAIPASPSPLSLFYPNRTFSKRPALLPVASKHNEGESDIHSDSESTNLVPFLNNSASISPLSKDAAMGLVLSAAAGRGWTTGSGMEGPPIPAESDSDSTDRTVSTFPWSLFTKSPRRRMLVAFTCNVCGQRTTRAINPHAYTDGTVFVQCCGCNVFHKLVDNLNLFHEMKCYVNPSFRYKGDTPFNYLGEDDGDDENIFPIF; encoded by the exons atgGAGTCCATCGCAGCCTCCGCAGCCATCCCCGCCTCCCCCTccccactctctctcttctaCCCCAATCGCACCTTCTCCAAACGCCCTGCCCTCCTTCCCGTCGCCTCCAAGC ATAACGAAGGCGAATCCGACATCCACTCCGACTCCGAAAGCACCAATCTCGTCCCCTTCCTCAACAACAGCGCCTCTATTTCACCTCTCTCCAAG GATGCGGCGATGGGCCTCGTTCTGAGCGCCGCGGCTGGGAGAGGCTGGACCACTGGATCGGGAATGGAGGGCCCCCCGATTCCCGCCGAATCCGACTCCGACTCCACCGATCGGACGGTCTCCACCTTCCCCTGGTCACTTTTCACCAAGTCCCCCCGCCGCCGGATGCTCGTCGCTTTCACCTGCAACGTCTGCGGCCAGCGCACTACCCGCGCCATCAACCCCCATGCGTACACCGACGGCACCGTCTTCGTTCAG TGCTGTGGTTGCAATGTGTTCCATAAGCTGGTGGATAATCTGAATCTGTTTCACGAGATGAAGTGTTACGTGAACCCGAGCTTCCGTTATAAAGGTGACACACCATTCAATTACCTGGGCGAAGATGATGGTGATGATGAGAATATCTTCCCTATATTCTGA